AAAGTTGAGATTCCAGGCTCGAACATGAAGCGTGCAATCGCTGAAATCCTCAAGAACGAGGGTTACGTTCGTGATGCGGAATTCGTGGATGACGAGAAACAGGGTATGATTCGCGTTTTCCTCAAGTACGGAAAAGGTCAGGAACGCGTTATCACCGGGTTGAAGCGCATCAGCAAGCCAGGTCTTCGGGTGTATGTCAA
This is a stretch of genomic DNA from Alicyclobacillus dauci. It encodes these proteins:
- the rpsH gene encoding 30S ribosomal protein S8, with product MVISDPIADMLTRIRNANQVRHEKVEIPGSNMKRAIAEILKNEGYVRDAEFVDDEKQGMIRVFLKYGKGQERVITGLKRISKPGLRVYVNSDNIPRVLGGLGVAILSTSKGILTDRDARQQGVGGEVLCYVW